The sequence GGTCGAAACCGCCGAAGCGAAGGTCCCGTTCAAGGAAACGGTCAAAGGCTCGGCGAAGGCTCAAGGACGCCACAAGAGGCAGACCGGAGGGCGAGGCCAGTTCGGAGATTGCTGGCTGGAGCTCGAGCCGCTCGAACGAGGGTCCGGGTTCCAATTTGATAACAAAGTCGTGGGTGGCTCCATTCCTAAGAACTACATTCCCGCCGTCGAGAAAGGCGTCCGCGAGGCATTGGAAGGGGGACTGCGGGCCGGATTCCAGGTCGTCGACGTCCGAGCGACGGTTTACGACGGCTCGTACCACGAGGTCGACTCCAGCGAGATGGCCTTCAAGATCGCAGGCGCGCTGGCTTTTCGGGCTGCCGCGGAAAAAGCAGACCCGACCATCCTTGAACCCATTGTAAACGTCGAAGTCGATGTGCCGGATGAAACCGCCACCCAGCGCGTCGAACAGGGTGAATCGGGCGTGGATGCCCTGTGCCTGGTGGCCAGCGGGCGGCGCGTCTACGCCATGGACCCGTTGAGGCAGAAGTCGCTGGAAGACCTGCCTCTGGACCTCAACTTTGACCCGGGGCGCCTGGGCTCATTGCGGAGCGTGCGCATGGGCGGCGAGGGGCGCGACCGGCTCTGCCTCGCCGGCGCCAGAAACGGCGTCTACACCATGCTGCTGGCCCACCGCAAAGCGGCCCGAGAGTACCCCATCGGCAGCAATGTGGAGGCGCGCACAGGGGTCAATGCCGCGGTGCTTTACAGGAATTTCATCTACGCGACTCACAGTGAGTTCGGGCTGCTGCGCTGGCCCCTGCTGCAGCCCTACAGCCCGGCGGTTCACGTCATGCCGGACCTGACTTCCCGCTTTTCGACCACCCGGGGCCTGACGCTCTTCGACGAGCGCCTGCTGTTTGCCAACGGCCCCACGGTGCTGCTGCTGGAGCAGGGTTTGGCGCACGGCGCGGCGCTGCGTGTTGCGGCGCGCTATCCGGGGACGCGCCATGAAGTGACGGCCCTGGCCCACGACGGCCAGTATGTGCTGGTGGCCGACGCTGCGGGAGACGTTTACGTCTGGGAACCGCGACAGGGAACGCCGCCGCTGCTGGCCTTCAGGGCCGGAAAGGCTGTGGGTGAACTGGCGGCCACCACGCTCTCAGGCGACCGCAAGTGCCTGCTGGTCGCCCTCAAGTCCACCGTCATGCCCATGCTCTTTCAGGACGGCAGCACCGCTCGGGAGTTCATCGCGCCGGAGCCCATCCGCTCCTGCGACGTGCTCGAAGGCGTGGTGGTGGGCCTTTCACGAGACCGCATGCGCGTGTTTGCCTGGCGTGAGAACCGGCCCGAGTGGCCCCAGTGGCAATTCCAGTTCACCGAGCCTGTGCTTGACCTGCGCCTGGTGACGCCGCGCGAGATCGCCGCGGGCAACTCCAGCCGCCAGCCGGCGGTGCAGCCCGGCCATGAATCGTCTGCGGACAGCCAGGCGCAGCGCCACAAACCGCTGCAGCGACCGCCGTCCTACTGATTTATTGTTCCAGTCAAGGATTGCCCATGAAGACCGGACTCTCGTTCCTGGTGGCTTTGAGTGTGTTGTTCGGCGCCGCCCTGGCCTGGCCGCGGCAGGCGGCCCACACCCAGGAGGCTCCAGCCCCCCAGCGCAAGCTTTCCAGCCAGGTGACGGAACTCAAGCCGGGCGTCGCCTTCGATGTCACCGTCAAGCAGAGCGAAAGCTACCTGCGGGCCTTTTCGATCAAGGTTCCGCCTTCGGCCAAGAGCCTTCATGTCGCAGTGGAGGAGGCGACGGCAGACATCGATCTGATTCTGTGCCTGGGCAAACAGCCGGCCACCCTGGACGAACTGGAAGAACAGGCCGAACACATCTCCTCGACGGCACGCTTCAATGAAGTGCTGACCCTGGACAAGGATACCGAGCCCAAGCTCAAGGCAGGCACCTACTTCATCTACGCCGGTAGCCTCCAGGCCGAAGTCGAGGAGGAGATCACGTTCCGCATCACGGCCTCGCTGGATGCCGCGCCGCCACGCGTCGAGCGCAAGCGCCCGCCGTACCGTGTTCACCAGCCTGAAGGTCTTCAGCGCGCGATTGACGCCAGTGTGCGGCTGGACAGTGAGGTCAGTACGGGCAGCGCCACGGTCGTCACGCCTACGGGCCTGCTGCTGACCTGCTATCATGTGCTGGAGTCAGAAGGCGGCGGCTACCTGCAGAAGGGCGTTTATGTGTCGTTCACGCAAGACCCGCGGCGTGACCCTGTGCAGAGCCATCTGGCTGAAACCGTGCACGTGGACAAGTCCCTTGACCTGGCGCTTCTGCGAATCGTCAGCGACCTCGACGGCAACCCCGTCAGGCAGCCCGCCTTTGCCTGGGCACCTCTGGGCAACCCCGCTGATCTGATGCTGGACGACGACATCCGCTGCCTGGGCTACCCCGGCATTGGCGGCTCGCGCAGCATCTACGGCATCACGCTGTCGCGCGGCATCGTCGCGGGCTTCCTTGAGCGAAGGGGGCAGGTGCAGTTCATCAAGACGGACGCTCTTATCAGCGCCGGAAACAGCGGCGGCGGTGCCTTCAACAGCAAATTTGAGCTCATAGGAGTGCCGACGGAGTCGATGCACGCCGATGAAACCATGGAGTCTCTGGGCTATCTAAGGCCCGTGAGTGCCCTGCCGGAAAAGTGGCGCAAGCTGATTTACGAGGAGTACCCGAAGTAAATCCCGACAGCATGGGCTGTCATGTAGTACAATCTGTTGGGCGACCAGCGCAGCGTATCGCGGTTGGCTGCGCCCAGCGGAGAGCGACCTGGTGTTGGAAGGGAGGCGCGCGGCATACGCCTCCACACGCGGCCCGAAGTTCCGCAAGACCTGCGCGAATGATCGCCCAGGCCGCAAGCACTGAAGGTAACGGACGCTTACTCGACGCTCGGCACAGCCAACCGCCGCCTCCTCTCGGGAGGCGGTTTGGTTTTGAGGCCGCGCCGCCCTGCTTTTTCATGGTCTTAGAGGGGGCTCCACTGATACCGGAATTCGGCACCCTGCCTGCCGCGTTATGATTTATTCGCACCCGTTATCGTCGCTTTGGGCGCCTTTTGCCTATTTGGGCGCACATGGCGCTACCCGCCAGAGCCTGATCCGGTTGCAGCGTTAGCCATTGAAAACTGACATCTGAAATCTGATAAGTGCCCGCCATGGCAGCCATCACCTACGTTGAAGCCATCACCCAGGGATTGCGCGAGGAAATGGCTCGCGACGCTGACGTCTTCTGTCTGGGGCAGGATATCGGTGTCTACGGCGGCGCTTTCGGCGTCACCAAGGGCCTCATCGACGAGTTCGGCAAGGACCGTGTCTGGGAGACTCCCCTTTCCGAGTCCGCCATCATCGGCAATGCCATAGGCGCAGCGATCTACGGCTTGCGCCCCGTGGCTGAAATGCAGTTCGCGGACTTCGTTGCCTGCGGCTTCAACCAGTTGGTAAACAACGCGGCCAAGCTGCATTACCGCTGGGGTCCCAAAGTGCCGCTGGTGGTGCGCCTGCCCTGGGGCGGCTTGCGCAGCGCCGGGCCGTATCACTCGCAAAACACCGAAGCCTGGTTTTACCGCACGCCGGGACTGAAAATCGTTTGCCCCTCGACCCCGCGTGAAGCAAAGGGATTGTTGAAAGCCGCGATTCGCGATCACAATCCGGTGCTGTTTTATGAGCATATTGCGTTGTATCGTCTCGCTTCGATCAAACAACACCTGCCGGAAACAAATGAAGATTTTCTCGTCCCGATTGGCGCTGCGCATCTCAAACGCGAGGGCCGTGATTTAACCATGATCACTTACGGCGCCTATGTGCATCGTTGTCTCGCCGCGGCGCAAAAACTCGAGGAACAAGACGGCATTTCGTGCCAGGTGCTTGACTTGCGCTCGCTGCTGCCGCTCGACAAAACCGCAATTCTCGACTGCGTGCGACAGACCAATCGCGTGTTGATTGTGCAGGAAGATTCCAAAACCGGCGGCCTCGGCCAGTCCATTGCCTCGATCATCGCCGAAGAAGCCTTTGAGTATCTCGATGCGCCGGTGCGTGTGCTCGGCGCGCTGGATGCGCCGGTGCCGTACAGCCCGGTGTTGGAGGAGGCGTTTTTGGTGAGCACGCAACAAATCGAAGAGTTTGCAAGGAGATTAGTAGAGTACTGATGCACATTAATTCTGAGCTGCTCAGGCATGCAACTAGCGGTGTAGCCGAAAAGTCTGCTTTCGTTCAAACATTGTACTCGAAAGCAGATGGTTAGCCTCATCGATTATGCAAGACAAGGGGTTATCGGCCACACCCTAGATCAATTAATCAAATTGCAGCGTTTATTCTTGGTAAGAGATTCATTCAAACCCTTGCAGGCCAGTGAGCATCTTGGCCTGCAAGAGTTTTGATTTTGGGGGAAGTAAAAAATGAAGGCCTATGGCGCGTTAGATCGGAAAGCAACCGTCAAATGACAAAAACCAACATTCTACTCGCAGAAAATACAGCCGGGCGGCCGTAATCATCTGGGATGCCAAGCAGGGCAAATTTATTTCGCCCAACTGCAGCCGCGATACCTCATCGTGAAGCTGCGACAGACAAATGCGGTTCTTTCAGACCCAGCCAGAAGGGCTTTAATTCTGGAGGTATGATTTCCTCAAGAATGATCTTAGAGTCCGCGTAAGCGTTGTAGGCCAAAACCAATTCATGCAACTGTTGTTTTAACAACGCAAGCCTTCCTTCCTGCGGCATGCCATTTCTCAACTCGTTGCGTGCGCACACAAGAAATTCCCCGATCTTTTCCGTATAATAATTGCGCATGGCGGCATTGATCAGATTCTTGACCGAAGCCGTGATTTCCCTTTCTTTCCTGTGCGGGCGTTGCACGCCATGTCTTGCATGAAGCGAGGCCAGCTTTCTCTTGAGCCGATTGTCCGTTCCGCGATAGATAAAAATCGATGGGCGATCACCGTTGTGTCCACTTGTTGAAATCATTTTCGCCCTCATGTAATGCTCAGCCATCACTTTTTCTTTGGGTTCCATCTCGCGATGCGAGACGTAGTGCAGCGTACTGGCCTTTTTGGCATGTTTGACCTTGATCATAAGGTCCATGCCGGAAAAATAAATAAACTCGTTCATAAACACCTCTGCTAATAAACGTCCTGTTGCAACTGATTTGAAAGAACATGAGTCTCGCGCCGTCCACCACCCTCTTTGCGACGGCGGCAACTACTTGATGAGCGACTTTCCTTCTGTTTCTTCGGTGATATGAAAGTCAATTCCCATGACCGTAATCACCCGCTTTGCTTCATCAATTTGAGCGATTTTCCCGACCACTTCAAGCATCTTGTCAAACTGCGGTTCCGCCTGGAGCTTTTTAGCCCGATTATCCACCTCTTTCGCCAGGAAAACACCTTCCTTCAAATAGGAACCTTCGAGCTTTACCAGCATCTCCGGTTTAATATCGTCCAGACTTGCGATGCCCTCATCAAATTCGGTTTCCTTGGTCACCCTTACCGGCAGCGAGAACACTTTGAATTCGCCTTGTTCAGGAGTGACGGACTTGACCGTGGCGAG comes from Cytophagia bacterium CHB2 and encodes:
- a CDS encoding alpha-ketoacid dehydrogenase subunit beta — encoded protein: MAAITYVEAITQGLREEMARDADVFCLGQDIGVYGGAFGVTKGLIDEFGKDRVWETPLSESAIIGNAIGAAIYGLRPVAEMQFADFVACGFNQLVNNAAKLHYRWGPKVPLVVRLPWGGLRSAGPYHSQNTEAWFYRTPGLKIVCPSTPREAKGLLKAAIRDHNPVLFYEHIALYRLASIKQHLPETNEDFLVPIGAAHLKREGRDLTMITYGAYVHRCLAAAQKLEEQDGISCQVLDLRSLLPLDKTAILDCVRQTNRVLIVQEDSKTGGLGQSIASIIAEEAFEYLDAPVRVLGALDAPVPYSPVLEEAFLVSTQQIEEFARRLVEY
- a CDS encoding trypsin-like peptidase domain-containing protein, with translation MKTGLSFLVALSVLFGAALAWPRQAAHTQEAPAPQRKLSSQVTELKPGVAFDVTVKQSESYLRAFSIKVPPSAKSLHVAVEEATADIDLILCLGKQPATLDELEEQAEHISSTARFNEVLTLDKDTEPKLKAGTYFIYAGSLQAEVEEEITFRITASLDAAPPRVERKRPPYRVHQPEGLQRAIDASVRLDSEVSTGSATVVTPTGLLLTCYHVLESEGGGYLQKGVYVSFTQDPRRDPVQSHLAETVHVDKSLDLALLRIVSDLDGNPVRQPAFAWAPLGNPADLMLDDDIRCLGYPGIGGSRSIYGITLSRGIVAGFLERRGQVQFIKTDALISAGNSGGGAFNSKFELIGVPTESMHADETMESLGYLRPVSALPEKWRKLIYEEYPK